The Carassius auratus strain Wakin unplaced genomic scaffold, ASM336829v1 scaf_tig00002951, whole genome shotgun sequence DNA window TTGAACCTCCACAGCCTGAGAGGGATGGCTTTCTGGGAAACCAAACCTTAAAACACAAGAGAGACACCAGGAACCACAGCAATCCACATTGAACATGATTTTGCGatcaattccattcaaaaagaaaagaaagggcgAACTCAAAGCTCAGTTTTAGGATGCTTACGATGCTTGTTAGTTGCACAGTTAAAGCAATAGCAGTGAATTCAACCAAAGCCCAAAGCTCAGATACGAATTTGCAAGCATAAGAGTTGTCTGACAGGAAACAATCGGACCCAGTTCCATCAGAAACAACCAAACTTAACCAAACAACAGGGATTTAAAGGTCAAAGCAAACAGCTGAACATCCCAGGTTAGTTAGAACCCACAACCACAGGAAGGGGACAGGCATGAGGATCCATGTCACCTGGAGGAGTATTTTTTGGTGATGGTCTGAAGGAGTTTCTGAGACGCCTGCTGGCCCAGCTCCTTGGCAGCCTGCAGCATGCTCTGAGGGGACAGCAGGTTGGGTGGGGTGGAGGGGTGCCCCGGGGGCTTTGGTGGGGATGGGTCTGTATGTACGACTGGTGAATGTCCAATACTGCGGCTATTGCGGGAGAGGTACGGATATAGAGGAGTAACACTGTTATTTAAGGACTGACACTAGCTGTAACACACAAACATGACAGTCTTTATTTATATGGGTTGTTTAAATAAAAGTCTCGTCTGGTAAATAAGCTTCTCATTTAGATGAGCTGGTGACGTGAACTGACCAGATGTACTAATCAATCTCTCCTGCCCTCTAGTGGCTGTTCAGTGGTAGTGAGACGTTTATATAAAGGCTATGAAAAGGATTTGTACTGTAGTAATTCTCAGGGAAAATTCTAGGGGAGTTATGTATTAGGGTAGTTGACAATGAAATACATTTAGgaagttaattaaaattaattcgcAAATGCAAAAATGGTAATTAAAAACGTTGAAACTGTTACAGGACCTGAGATACTTTCTTTTAtacaatttcatttttgtgttgacATGTAGGATTGCGTGCCAACCACCTTTTTGTGTTTTCCTGTGTTATGCACACTGTCTGTTTTATGGatatacacatattaaaaaatgtactgtgcaaaatctttcttcttttttaaataaaatatgaagaaatgtatatattttcacagcagagacatttataatgtcacaaagcagaaacgaatcctgaaaaaaatgtatcacaattaTTTATCTCGACACACACACGTATAGCATACTTGCATTCTGGTCATTAATATTTGTCATCTtctttgtatgtttgtatatgaGAGCATTATAACGAGGGAACTGGACTTACGGAGGCTGGGAGCGCAGTGCTTGTCTGGGGTGTGTGGGGGTCCCAGCTGGGGTTCGACCAAAAGCCTGGTCACTATAAGACCTTCTTCGCAGTGGACTCTGTGTGACATTACAAGAAATACCATGAACTGGAATGAATCCCTTCATGACCCTCGCTGACATTTAACCAACATTTTGTTAAGTGGCTCAACAGTTTTTCCAACAacctttaaatattttaccaccattctattattaatataatataaactttcCTCTACACgtcagatcaaaacaaaacaaactgtgaatGGACACTTTACGAGACTGTCAGattgctcttttttttgtgtggGCAGAAATTTGCTAGAATAAGCTGCAATTTATATCCATTTTTCCATTTAGTCAAAGGTCTGGCTTCGTGTGGCTGTGTGAAACTACCTGGACAGGCTCTCTCTTGAACGCCTCCCTGTCCCAGGACCCATGCTTCAGGTCCCACATTGAGGAATTGTGTTTAGTGAAGAGAGGTCGTGGACTCAGATCAGGAgcatctgttaaaaaaataaaaaaagaggataCTGCACTTGTTTCAATCCACATGTAACAAGCCATCAATGATATCTTCCAAAAAGAGTAAAAACCTACTTGAAATTCATTTGCTgcatatccaaaaaaaaaaaaaggtttacatgTCGAGATACTCgcaatctttttattattacaaagtgcaaaAAAGTGctcagcgcaaaaaaaaaaaaaactggggtgGGGGGTTAAATTTAAGAGTCCTAAATTAAATTTACTTATataccaaattattattattttttttttatgtttttgaaagaagtcttttatgctcaaggttgcatttatctgatcaaaacaCAACGAaagcagtaatattatgaaatactattacaatttataagttgttttgtttttttaacatgtaatttacatgtaattttttattttaaaatgtaattgattcctgtgatggcaaagctgaattttaccaGTGATTACTCCAGCCATAAGACGTCAATGTTACAtgctctttcagaaatcattcaaatatgatcAACTAAtatattatcatcatcaatactaaaaacaaaaatatatacagtactgtgcaaaagtctttggccactagtattttcacagacaaaaaatggttttaagtcagtaatttctatattttgaaatattcagtttatatttccaaacattatttttgccatataaatgtatataaatgcaaCTACACATTCATAAATCTTTGTTGTAAATAATTGCTGAATATAGTCTGAATTATGACCAATATGAAATCCACCTGTTAAGGCCAGTCTATCTGGGATGTGCATGTTGTAGGCAGCACACAGCTCTTCGGGTCTTTGGTCTGCAGGTTCTTGCGCGTGACCCGCTGGACCGACGCCCATCCGCTCGGGCACGCGCATCCTCTTGCTGATGACTTCAGTGAAGCACGGGTCACTCTCGCGCATTGGAGGACCATCACCGAAATACCCTGGAGATGCCATAACTACCATAATGCCAGTAAAAGGAATTAGACTGGCCGCACGACACAACAGCAAATGTTAAGCTGCGTTATGTGAGTAAAACAAACACACGGACTGAAAGTAATATGACGAGTAATGTTAACATTATTTGCTACCACAAGCAAATAATGTTAGCAGCTGCTTGCAGGTTGTAATATATTCAAAGTGAGCGGTCAGTGACCAACAAGTCAGCAATCAAGATCATACACTAATGACATTTCACGTTTCTATCTACAGAAACACACTGGTCCGAAATAAACAGACACCTGTTGATCAACTTACAGCTCTCGAGCTAAATATGTCAACTCACACATCGACAGCTTGGACTGAGCGGTTTGGTCTGTTTTTTCCACATAGATCTTTGAATATCTACTAGCGATAAATTAACAAACAGTAGACAGTGTTTCGATGTTTTGGCTCAATAAAAAACACTTCTTTAAACTTCCAACAAGCTCTTCGACCCACCTTCGAGCAGCTCACGTCAACTGATGTACATGACGTCATTTGACTGCGACCAAAAGTGGGCGGTGCATACATTTTCTGTCCGTTTCGTTTCTGCTGACATCTGCTTTAAATTCATATTcttagtaaaaacaacaaataaatgaatgattaaaaaaaatcatcagacatataaatttacatatatttttcgTTCTTTAATAGACTATTATCCAAGAACATCAGTGCTttcacaaaaagaacaaaaaatggcacttgtaacatttaattaacagTGTGATCTCAGGGAAAGGAAAATATTTCTCAGAAGTACAGTAAAATATCTCCCTTTATTTAACAAATACAGATGTTTTATCTATATAAACCATGTTGTGTCCATAAATCGATATATCTGAGCAAAATGTAAACAGTAGTGTTTCTctaacagggttattatagttatctaaaactaaaaccattaaaaaatataattcagctcGTTAACCTAATGTacttaaataaactaaaaactgaagaaaaaaaatagtaaaacctATATATAACACACTATAAAACTATAAAGACATGttacagaaattaataaaaatattaaatggaaaaacgaaaatggaaaatataaaaatgtaaaactaatttaaaatgttcataCAAACTATAATAGTACCTCAGTGATATTAAGTTCCCTAATCACAACTATTTTATTAAGAAGATATTTACTCTAATTTTAAACTTATTGAAATGATGCATATGATGTTTGTGACACAACAggtacaacattttttaaaacatataaatcTCATTGGAAGCTCTGATAAGATCCATGTGAGACAAATCTTCCAAAAAAATCTATGTAGAATTTTTATGGAAGACTCTAAATACTTGAAGCTGTTTTAAAAAACAATGGTCTATTAAACACTTTTAAAGCCTAATTAAAAGCACTAAAGAGCAATTAATGTCCATTTTCTTTGGGTGAGATACTTCATTGTAAGTTAATGATTTTAACAAGCTTGTGTGTCAAAACACAAAGCACTCAACATGAATAAAACTGAGCTCACAgagctgtattatttttttttccttaattatATTCAAGCTTAAATATGAAGAAATACtcataaagcaaaaataataaaactaaaaactcgaTTCATGCATCAGTTTACTATTTACGCAACTGACTTATATGTGACAAATTATATGCATTGTATATTCACACTAAATGgatatttgtgtatattatatCCATTTGGTATAGAAATTGCCATGATGCCTAAAATGAAGGAAATTTGATACAAGACATACACAAATGTAGAATTTTGTAAtagttatgaattaaaatgccAGTAGTGCTTCTgttcataaaatatgtttaaatataaatgcaaaattgtTGTAACAAGCAAAAACCGATCTAACATAGTTAGAGCcacagtgaaaaaataaatgttatatatataaatgatcgagtgaacaaaaaaaaaatacatattatgatTGATGAAAAATCATGCAATTTGGCTTGAAGAACAACAGTGGTGTATTATGTTTTGGTTTAGGATATAACACATGTATTTAGCATATAAACGAAAGCCTGTGGCTTCTGTGGCACATTCTTGCTAGCACAAATGCTAGACAGGAACATGAGTGTTGGCAACAGGCATAGATACGAACACATATACACAGACATATTCTCTTGACACATTTCTTCACGCACAGTTCTCTCTTAGTCTAAAATAAACACGAAGATAAACCACACTTGAAATTATCTTCAGTTCTTGCTACCTCTGACATAATGTCGTTACATTAGTAACCTGCTGCTTTCTTTAAATGCTCATCATCTGCTATAGTGAGCTGTCTATGCTGTACTCTTATCGGTCTTTCAACAGCAGCCAAGCCTGAAACTGATCTGCAGTCTGTGTCAGCCGTTATCAGTGCTGTCTGCCGAGCTGGGTGCTCCGTCAGCGTGAAAGACAGTCTGTCAGGGCATTGTGGGATTGATTGTTGTGACTGGAGTAAGAGGCCCAAGAGACTTGAACCGAGCCCCAAGCCAAGTAAGCAGTTTGCAATTCCTCTGTTTTCATTGAGCAGAAGCAAGGTCAAACCCCACTTCCCCACTGCATCTTTCAAATACTgtgcttgtgtatatatatatatatatatacaggccgTTCGGT harbors:
- the LOC113070091 gene encoding mitochondrial fission factor-like isoform X1, with translation MVVMASPGYFGDGPPMRESDPCFTEVISKRMRVPERMGVGPAGHAQEPADQRPEELCAAYNMHIPDRLALTDAPDLSPRPLFTKHNSSMWDLKHGSWDREAFKREPVQSPLRRRSYSDQAFGRTPAGTPTHPRQALRSQPPRSIGHSPVVHTDPSPPKPPGHPSTPPNLLSPQSMLQAAKELGQQASQKLLQTITKKYSSRFGFPESHPSQAVEVQPDQSRTSASQDFWLSPEEDTGTAVEFMVLRRQVVKMSRRIAGLERQNTEHKQTELVLWSLLLSACLINGWLWMRR
- the LOC113070091 gene encoding mitochondrial fission factor-like isoform X3 codes for the protein MASPGYFGDGPPMRESDPCFTEVISKRMRVPERMGVGPAGHAQEPADQRPEELCAAYNMHIPDRLALTDAPDLSPRPLFTKHNSSMWDLKHGSWDREAFKREPVQSPLRRRSYSDQAFGRTPAGTPTHPRQALRSQPPRSIGHSPVVHTDPSPPKPPGHPSTPPNLLSPQSMLQAAKELGQQASQKLLQTITKKYSSRFGFPESHPSQAVEVQPDQSRTSASQDFWLSPEEDTGTAVEFMVLRRQVVKMSRRIAGLERQNTEHKQTELVLWSLLLSACLINGWLWMRR
- the LOC113070091 gene encoding mitochondrial fission factor homolog B-like isoform X4 is translated as MVVMASPGYFGDGPPMRESDPCFTEVISKRMRVPERMGVGPAGHAQEPADQRPEELCAAYNMHIPDRLALTDAPDLSPRPLFTKHNSSMWDLKHGSWDREAFKREPVQSPLRRRSYSDQAFGRTPAGTPTHPRQALRSQPPFGFPESHPSQAVEVQPDQSRTSASQDFWLSPEEDTGTAVEFMVLRRQVVKMSRRIAGLERQNTEHKQTELVLWSLLLSACLINGWLWMRR
- the LOC113070091 gene encoding mitochondrial fission factor-like isoform X2 is translated as MFMASPGYFGDGPPMRESDPCFTEVISKRMRVPERMGVGPAGHAQEPADQRPEELCAAYNMHIPDRLALTDAPDLSPRPLFTKHNSSMWDLKHGSWDREAFKREPVQSPLRRRSYSDQAFGRTPAGTPTHPRQALRSQPPRSIGHSPVVHTDPSPPKPPGHPSTPPNLLSPQSMLQAAKELGQQASQKLLQTITKKYSSRFGFPESHPSQAVEVQPDQSRTSASQDFWLSPEEDTGTAVEFMVLRRQVVKMSRRIAGLERQNTEHKQTELVLWSLLLSACLINGWLWMRR